One region of bacterium genomic DNA includes:
- a CDS encoding response regulator transcription factor, which yields MSGNVLIIEDNERIADWVRVYFERAGFSAEVAHDGETGLALARRLFPDLVILDLMLPRLDGVELCRILRSESDVPIIMLTARETPAERIIGLESGADDYIVKPFDPEEVVARARAVLRRVRDRVQQVLTRGPITLNETTRSVTVDGEPVALTQGQIALLSTFMRHPNQVLTRYQLICQAFGYDFDGYDRAIDSQVARLRKKIGREGGGPIETVYGAGYRFVVEDG from the coding sequence GTGAGCGGCAATGTGCTGATAATCGAGGACAACGAGAGGATCGCCGACTGGGTCCGCGTGTACTTCGAGCGGGCCGGGTTCTCCGCTGAGGTTGCTCATGACGGCGAGACCGGCCTGGCCCTGGCCCGTCGCCTGTTTCCCGACCTCGTGATCCTCGATCTGATGCTTCCCCGACTGGATGGAGTGGAGCTCTGCCGGATCCTGCGTAGCGAGTCGGACGTCCCCATAATCATGCTGACCGCCCGAGAAACGCCGGCCGAGCGGATCATCGGGCTGGAGAGCGGTGCCGACGACTACATCGTCAAGCCCTTCGACCCGGAGGAAGTGGTCGCCCGGGCCCGCGCGGTGCTCCGTCGCGTCAGGGACAGGGTCCAGCAGGTGCTGACACGCGGCCCCATCACGCTCAACGAGACCACCCGGAGCGTGACGGTGGACGGCGAGCCCGTGGCCCTCACCCAGGGCCAGATCGCCCTGCTGTCGACCTTCATGCGCCATCCCAACCAGGTCCTCACCCGCTACCAGCTGATCTGCCAGGCCTTCGGCTACGACTTCGACGGGTACGACCGCGCCATCGACAGCCAGGTCGCCCGCCTCCGGAAGAAGATCGGCCGGGAAGGCGGCGGGCCTATCGAGACCGTCTACGGGGCCGGCTACAGGTTCGTGGTGGAGGACGGCTGA
- a CDS encoding DMT family transporter translates to MITSAGVIILSVQGVPIRLMDVDAWTLVFVRGVLSAPGLFVFFLVMERRGWRSQLRAMGLAGVIAALLFALDNVMFIYSITHTSVANTLLMISLSPLFAALLTRIVLREAVPRRTWLAIGGASVATLVILVGSLVTGDLLGTLAGLVAAIAIGGTLVVLRSRPSLNLVPAVALGAGLAGLIGLPAASPASADAWDWIMLVLVGLLIVPLAFGLIATGPRYIPAPEVALLLLLQTVLGALWVWIAVGEAPHGATLVGGLMLVVVLALHSGATLKSLERDRPE, encoded by the coding sequence TTGATCACGTCCGCCGGGGTCATAATCCTGAGCGTCCAGGGTGTCCCGATCCGGTTGATGGACGTTGATGCATGGACGCTGGTGTTCGTGCGCGGGGTCCTGTCGGCGCCGGGCCTGTTCGTGTTCTTCCTGGTAATGGAGAGAAGAGGATGGCGCAGCCAGTTGCGCGCGATGGGCCTGGCCGGAGTGATCGCGGCCCTGCTGTTCGCCCTGGACAACGTGATGTTCATCTACTCGATCACCCACACCTCGGTGGCGAACACCCTGCTGATGATCAGCCTGAGCCCGCTGTTCGCCGCGTTGCTGACCCGCATCGTGCTGCGGGAGGCGGTCCCGCGCCGGACCTGGCTCGCCATCGGCGGAGCGTCGGTCGCCACGCTGGTGATCCTGGTGGGCTCGCTTGTCACGGGGGACCTACTCGGCACCCTCGCCGGTCTGGTGGCGGCCATAGCGATCGGCGGGACGCTAGTGGTGCTCCGGTCCCGACCGTCCCTGAACCTGGTCCCGGCGGTAGCCCTCGGAGCCGGCCTGGCCGGCCTGATCGGTCTACCCGCCGCCAGCCCGGCCTCGGCCGACGCGTGGGATTGGATCATGCTGGTGCTGGTCGGCCTCCTCATAGTGCCGCTGGCGTTCGGCCTGATCGCCACCGGCCCCAGATACATCCCGGCGCCCGAGGTGGCCCTGCTCCTGCTGCTACAGACCGTGTTGGGCGCCCTCTGGGTCTGGATAGCGGTGGGCGAGGCACCGCACGGCGCCACCCTGGTGGGAGGCCTGATGCTCGTAGTCGTGCTCGCCCTGCACTCTGGGGCCACACTCAAGAGCCTGGAGAGAGACCGGCCGGAGTAG
- a CDS encoding DMT family transporter produces MIGNDLDRQRVGGLSRPAFGLLITTVGVLILSGEGVLIRLIEVDSWTLLFLRGVLAAPGLFVFFLVMERRGWWDQLRSMGMAGLLAAVLFAIDNVGFIYSITHTSVANTFLLISLSPLFAALFTRMVLRETVPRRTWLAIAGGAVATSIIMLGSLVEGDLPGTLAGLVAAVALGGTLVVLRARPHLNLVPAVALGSALGALVGLPASSPSSASPQDWVYLIALGLFLVPVAFGLIATGPRYIPAAEVALLLLLETVLGAFAVWIAVGEVPSMATVVGGVVLLAVLAAHSVATLRSLDLAASHTDREVHDSG; encoded by the coding sequence GTGATCGGGAACGATCTGGATCGGCAGAGGGTCGGTGGCCTTTCCCGCCCCGCGTTCGGGTTGTTGATCACAACGGTCGGCGTTCTGATCCTCAGCGGCGAAGGGGTCCTGATCCGGTTGATCGAGGTCGATTCGTGGACGCTGCTGTTCCTGCGGGGAGTTCTGGCTGCCCCCGGCCTCTTCGTGTTCTTCCTGGTGATGGAGAGGCGCGGTTGGTGGGACCAGCTGCGGTCGATGGGGATGGCGGGCCTTCTCGCCGCGGTCCTGTTCGCGATCGACAACGTCGGCTTCATCTATTCGATCACCCACACTTCGGTGGCGAACACGTTCCTCCTGATCAGCCTCAGCCCGCTGTTCGCCGCGTTGTTCACCCGCATGGTGCTGCGCGAGACGGTCCCGAGGCGCACCTGGCTGGCGATCGCAGGCGGAGCTGTGGCCACCTCGATCATCATGCTCGGCTCCCTCGTGGAGGGCGACCTCCCGGGCACCCTCGCCGGTCTCGTGGCGGCGGTGGCGCTCGGCGGGACGCTGGTGGTGCTCCGGGCGCGCCCGCACCTCAACCTGGTCCCTGCCGTGGCGCTCGGATCGGCGCTGGGGGCTCTGGTCGGCCTGCCCGCCTCCAGCCCGTCCTCGGCGAGTCCCCAGGACTGGGTGTACCTCATCGCCCTGGGCCTGTTCCTCGTGCCGGTGGCCTTCGGCCTGATCGCCACCGGGCCCAGGTACATCCCGGCCGCCGAGGTCGCCCTCCTCCTGTTGCTCGAGACGGTGCTCGGCGCGTTCGCGGTGTGGATAGCCGTCGGGGAGGTCCCCAGCATGGCTACCGTGGTGGGCGGGGTCGTGTTACTCGCGGTGCTGGCGGCGCACTCCGTAGCGACCCTGAGAAGCCTCGACCTGGCCGCCAGCCACACCGACCGGGAGGTCCACGATTCCGGGTAG